The following proteins are encoded in a genomic region of Mycolicibacterium confluentis:
- a CDS encoding YoaK family protein — MAIASPVSEKLTTVALLLLTFATGLIDAVSVLVLGHVFVANMTGNVIFLGFWFVPHSGVDLTAAIIAFAGFLVGTVAGGRFARHLDRHTRQWITVSLGAEALLLVILAVLGGTGVLDYRDDSKLILIAGLAVAFGSQNAAARQFGVQELSTTVLTSTIVGIGVDSRLAGGSGAREKLRYTVVLTMLGGAVVGATLTRFTVAPVIALAACVVLAAMLVFRYGPEPASAEVGTD, encoded by the coding sequence ATGGCCATCGCCTCTCCGGTGTCCGAGAAACTCACCACCGTCGCGCTTCTGCTGCTGACCTTCGCCACCGGACTCATCGACGCGGTCAGCGTCCTCGTTCTCGGTCATGTCTTCGTTGCGAATATGACCGGCAATGTGATCTTTCTCGGGTTCTGGTTCGTACCGCATTCCGGTGTGGACCTGACTGCCGCGATCATCGCGTTCGCCGGCTTCCTGGTGGGGACGGTGGCCGGCGGCCGGTTCGCCCGGCACCTGGATCGCCATACTCGGCAATGGATCACGGTGTCCCTGGGCGCTGAGGCCTTACTTCTGGTGATCCTGGCGGTGCTGGGCGGCACGGGTGTCCTCGACTACCGCGATGACTCGAAGCTGATCCTGATCGCCGGATTGGCCGTCGCGTTCGGATCGCAGAACGCGGCCGCGCGCCAATTCGGTGTTCAGGAACTCAGCACCACGGTGCTGACGTCGACGATCGTCGGAATCGGCGTCGACTCCCGCCTGGCCGGTGGCTCCGGAGCGCGTGAGAAGCTCCGCTACACAGTGGTTTTGACGATGCTCGGGGGTGCCGTAGTGGGCGCCACGCTGACGAGGTTCACGGTCGCGCCGGTGATTGCGCTCGCGGCATGTGTGGTGCTGGCGGCGATGCTGGTCTTCCGGTATGGACCTGAACCGGCTTCGGCGGAAGTCGGCACGGACTAG
- a CDS encoding mammalian cell entry protein has product MSPRRRADAPEFVDLPTRRPRSLMAVAGVAAAVVVLIAAVAVSATVLITHEQHRRAAVKDVQAIQYVRSFLTQFTTTDPFNANAYAEGVLGQATGKLEQEFKSRLNEVVIAVARSEPTKGEVVDAGVERWNDDGSASVVAVTKTVTTMPDGAVIESGGRWLAMAIEEGGQWRISDLKPVI; this is encoded by the coding sequence ATGAGCCCGCGGCGCAGGGCCGATGCCCCGGAGTTCGTCGACCTGCCGACCCGCCGGCCTCGATCCCTGATGGCCGTGGCGGGAGTGGCCGCGGCGGTGGTCGTCCTGATCGCCGCCGTCGCCGTCAGTGCCACGGTGTTGATCACGCACGAGCAGCACCGCCGGGCAGCGGTCAAGGACGTGCAGGCCATCCAATACGTACGGTCTTTTCTGACGCAGTTCACCACGACCGATCCGTTCAACGCGAACGCCTATGCCGAGGGCGTCCTGGGGCAGGCGACGGGAAAGCTGGAGCAGGAGTTCAAGTCCCGGCTCAACGAGGTCGTCATCGCGGTGGCGCGCTCCGAACCGACCAAGGGTGAGGTGGTCGACGCGGGGGTGGAGCGCTGGAACGACGACGGCAGCGCGAGCGTCGTCGCGGTCACCAAGACCGTGACGACGATGCCCGACGGCGCCGTGATCGAGAGCGGAGGTCGCTGGTTGGCGATGGCGATCGAGGAGGGAGGGCAGTGGAGAATCAGCGACCTGAAACCGGTGATCTGA
- a CDS encoding RDD family protein codes for MTDVITHDEDVVDPVASAGEPLAPWTFRAAALLIDVGVGLAVVVTAVLVAWSAPQRSWLWWLCVVTAGVAVLAVALNRLLAPVLWGWSLGRGLLGITVVRSDGVPIGPWRLLVRDLVHLADTAPLLLGWLWPWWDGRRRTFADIVARTEVHTASAKPAGVKRSAVVAISTASLVAAVVAALGVLTVQRPDLRAAEAREQLAVQGPKLVSDMLSYQAASLQADFDRARSVVTDSYWPQLEEQQKAIQQAGAVDNDYWSPNSAVLEAEEDRGLMLVLLQGQRGVPPNHRMISATVKVQFVRGGDGQWKVDGLTPLATPKPAGGGG; via the coding sequence GTGACCGACGTGATCACTCACGACGAGGACGTGGTGGACCCCGTGGCTTCAGCGGGGGAGCCGTTGGCGCCGTGGACCTTTCGTGCTGCGGCCCTGCTGATCGATGTGGGAGTCGGCCTGGCTGTCGTCGTGACAGCGGTTCTTGTCGCCTGGTCCGCGCCGCAGCGCAGTTGGTTGTGGTGGCTGTGCGTGGTGACCGCGGGTGTCGCGGTGCTGGCGGTGGCGCTCAATCGTCTGTTGGCTCCCGTGTTGTGGGGGTGGAGCCTGGGCAGGGGACTGCTTGGAATCACGGTGGTGCGCAGCGACGGCGTGCCCATCGGACCGTGGCGGCTGCTGGTCAGGGATCTGGTCCACCTCGCAGACACGGCGCCACTGCTGCTCGGCTGGCTGTGGCCGTGGTGGGACGGTCGGCGCCGGACGTTCGCCGACATCGTGGCCCGCACCGAGGTGCACACCGCATCTGCGAAACCTGCTGGTGTGAAACGCAGTGCCGTCGTGGCGATCTCGACGGCTTCCCTGGTGGCGGCGGTGGTGGCGGCGCTGGGTGTCCTGACGGTCCAGCGACCGGATCTGCGCGCCGCCGAGGCCCGCGAACAACTCGCGGTGCAGGGACCCAAACTTGTCAGCGACATGCTCAGTTATCAGGCCGCGTCCCTGCAGGCCGACTTCGACCGGGCCAGATCCGTGGTCACGGACTCCTATTGGCCTCAGCTGGAGGAACAGCAGAAGGCGATCCAGCAGGCTGGTGCCGTCGACAACGACTACTGGTCCCCGAATTCCGCGGTGCTGGAAGCCGAGGAGGACCGCGGGTTGATGCTCGTTCTGCTGCAGGGGCAGCGCGGTGTTCCGCCGAATCACCGGATGATCTCCGCGACGGTGAAGGTGCAGTTCGTCCGTGGTGGGGACGGCCAGTGGAAGGTCGACGGACTGACTCCGCTGGCCACACCGAAACCGGCCGGAGGTGGCGGATGA
- a CDS encoding MCE family protein — MLTRLIRIQLVLFTVLTVVALLTLGWYYLKLPSVAGIGQYTLKADLPASGGLYRTANVTYRGITIGKVTDIQPTERGALATLSIADNYRIPLNTTANVHSVSAIGEQYLDLVSDGGGGKYFEPGQTITEGTVPREIGPALDTANRGLAVLPKEKIGSLLDETALAVGGLGPALQRLVDGTQAIVGDFETNIGDVNDIIDNSAPILDSQVNSGDAIARWAANLNSITSQTAAQDQVLRNTLTNAAPTADAVNAVFSDVREALPQTLANLAIVIDMLKRYHKGLEQTLVILPQGASVAQAVAAPFKNAAALNFSLTINQPPPCLTGFLPATEWRSPADTRTEPLPTGTYCKIPKDAPNVVRGARNYPCVDVPGKRAATPRECRSDEPYVPLGTNPWYGDPNQVLNCPAPGARCDQPVDPGRVIPAPSINNGMNPLPAEMLPPAPPIVSDPLSPPGSGTVQCSGQQPNPCIYTPTSSAAAVYNPQSGEVVGPDGVKYTVDSSTSTGDDGWKEMLAPAG, encoded by the coding sequence ATGCTGACCCGTCTCATTCGAATCCAGTTGGTGCTGTTCACCGTTCTCACGGTGGTCGCACTCCTGACGTTGGGCTGGTACTACCTGAAACTGCCGTCCGTGGCCGGGATCGGGCAGTACACGCTCAAGGCGGACCTGCCGGCCTCCGGCGGTCTGTACCGGACCGCGAACGTGACCTACCGCGGCATCACGATCGGAAAGGTCACCGACATCCAGCCCACCGAACGTGGTGCGCTGGCCACGTTGAGCATCGCAGACAACTACCGGATTCCCCTGAACACGACGGCGAACGTGCATTCGGTGTCGGCGATCGGCGAGCAGTACCTGGATCTGGTGTCCGACGGTGGGGGCGGCAAGTACTTCGAGCCCGGACAGACCATCACCGAGGGCACGGTGCCGCGCGAGATCGGTCCCGCCCTCGACACCGCCAACCGTGGTCTGGCGGTGCTGCCGAAGGAGAAGATCGGCTCGCTGCTCGACGAGACCGCACTGGCGGTCGGCGGCCTCGGGCCGGCCCTGCAACGCCTGGTGGACGGCACTCAGGCCATCGTCGGCGACTTCGAGACCAACATCGGTGACGTCAACGACATCATCGACAACTCGGCACCCATCCTGGACAGCCAGGTGAATTCCGGTGACGCCATTGCCCGTTGGGCGGCCAACCTCAACAGCATCACGTCACAGACCGCGGCGCAGGATCAGGTGCTGCGCAACACGTTGACCAATGCGGCCCCGACGGCCGACGCGGTGAACGCGGTCTTCAGCGATGTGCGGGAGGCGTTGCCGCAGACGCTCGCCAATCTCGCGATCGTCATCGACATGCTCAAGCGCTACCACAAGGGCCTCGAGCAGACGCTGGTGATTCTGCCGCAGGGCGCTTCGGTGGCGCAGGCCGTCGCCGCCCCCTTCAAGAACGCCGCCGCGCTGAACTTCAGCCTGACCATCAACCAACCACCGCCCTGCCTCACCGGGTTCCTGCCGGCCACCGAATGGCGGTCGCCCGCGGACACCAGGACCGAGCCGCTGCCCACTGGCACCTACTGCAAGATCCCCAAGGACGCCCCGAACGTGGTGCGCGGTGCCCGCAACTACCCGTGCGTCGACGTGCCGGGCAAGCGTGCCGCGACACCGCGCGAATGTCGCAGCGACGAGCCATATGTGCCGTTGGGAACCAACCCCTGGTACGGCGATCCCAACCAGGTGCTGAACTGCCCGGCGCCGGGTGCGCGCTGCGATCAACCGGTCGATCCGGGGCGGGTGATTCCGGCCCCGTCGATCAACAACGGCATGAACCCCCTGCCCGCCGAGATGCTGCCGCCCGCCCCGCCGATCGTCAGCGACCCGCTGTCGCCGCCGGGCAGTGGCACGGTGCAGTGCAGCGGCCAGCAGCCCAACCCGTGCATCTACACTCCGACATCAAGCGCCGCAGCGGTGTACAACCCGCAGAGCGGCGAAGTCGTCGGACCCGACGGGGTCAAGTACACCGTCGACAGTTCCACCAGCACAGGAGACGATGGATGGAAGGAGATGCTGGCGCCAGCCGGCTGA
- a CDS encoding virulence factor Mce family protein, translating into MMNRRRAFGRLVWRISALVVAVLTLASCGWRGIANVPLPGGPGTGAEKMTVYVQMPDTLALNVNSKVRVADVNVGSVRKIELKNWIATLTLDMQSDVQLPRNATARIGQTSLLGSQHIELAAPEKPSSGRLSDGDTIELKNSSAFPTTERTLASIASVLHGGGIPNLEVVQTEVYNILDGNAEQIRAFLGKLQTFTRRLNEQREDLTRAIDSTNELLTIVADRNETLDRVLTEIPPLIEYFANQRDVFADAVISLGRFSEVTHETLAAARGDVETNLRLLQRPLKQLEKASPYVVGALKLLLTAPFNIDNVPKVVRGDYINTSATFDLTLSTLDNAFLTGTGVSGMLRALEQSWGRDPETMIPDVRYTPNPNSVEGGPLVERGE; encoded by the coding sequence ATGATGAACAGGCGCAGGGCTTTCGGCCGCTTGGTGTGGCGCATCTCGGCGCTGGTCGTCGCGGTGCTGACGCTCGCGTCGTGTGGGTGGCGCGGTATCGCCAACGTGCCTCTGCCGGGTGGACCCGGCACGGGTGCGGAGAAGATGACGGTCTACGTGCAGATGCCGGACACCCTGGCGCTCAACGTCAACAGCAAGGTGCGCGTGGCCGACGTCAACGTCGGCTCGGTGCGCAAGATCGAGTTGAAGAACTGGATTGCCACCCTGACCTTGGACATGCAGTCCGACGTGCAGCTGCCGAGGAATGCGACGGCGCGGATCGGCCAGACCAGTCTGTTGGGCAGCCAGCACATCGAGTTGGCCGCGCCCGAGAAACCGTCGTCGGGGCGGTTGAGCGACGGTGACACCATCGAGTTGAAGAACTCCTCGGCGTTCCCCACCACCGAACGGACACTGGCGAGCATCGCGTCGGTGCTGCACGGTGGCGGTATCCCGAACCTCGAGGTGGTCCAGACCGAGGTCTACAACATCCTCGACGGCAACGCCGAGCAGATCCGGGCCTTCCTCGGCAAGCTGCAGACGTTCACGCGAAGGCTCAACGAGCAGCGCGAGGACCTGACCCGTGCGATCGACTCCACGAATGAACTGCTGACCATCGTGGCCGACCGCAACGAGACGTTGGACCGGGTGCTCACCGAGATCCCGCCGCTGATCGAGTATTTCGCCAACCAGCGCGACGTGTTCGCCGATGCGGTCATCTCGTTGGGCCGGTTCTCCGAGGTCACCCATGAGACCTTGGCGGCGGCCCGGGGTGATGTGGAGACCAACCTGCGGCTGCTGCAGCGTCCGCTCAAGCAGCTGGAGAAGGCGTCGCCCTACGTCGTCGGGGCCCTCAAGCTGCTGCTGACGGCGCCCTTCAACATCGACAATGTGCCGAAAGTGGTGCGCGGCGACTACATCAACACGTCCGCGACATTCGACCTGACGTTGAGCACGTTGGATAACGCGTTCCTCACCGGCACCGGTGTTTCCGGGATGCTGCGGGCGCTCGAGCAGTCCTGGGGCCGCGATCCGGAGACGATGATCCCCGACGTCCGGTACACCCCCAACCCGAACTCCGTCGAGGGTGGCCCGCTCGTGGAACGAGGCGAATGA